A DNA window from Streptomyces parvus contains the following coding sequences:
- a CDS encoding TadA family conjugal transfer-associated ATPase, producing the protein MTDELLDAVRQRLARSGAAPTPAGVAAALRAQGRLLGDAEVLGAAAELRGELVGTGVLEPLLADPEVTDVLVSAPDRVWVDRGGGLQLTGVTFSDAAAVRRLAQRLAAVAGRRLDDARPWVDARLPDGTRMHAVLPPVAVGSTCLSLRVVRPRAFSLAELVDAGTVPPGGDRILRALVEARISYVISGGTGAGKTTLLSSLLGAVGVNERIVLAEDSAELRPDHPHVVRLESRPANQEGAGRVTLRDLVRQALRMRPDRLVVGEVRGAEVTQLLAALNTGHEGGCGTVHANAAEHVPARLEALGTAAGLDRVSLHSQLSAALSVVVHLVRDRAGQRRVAEVHVLERDAAGLVFTVPALSWGVGGFVPERGWERLRSLIGGAL; encoded by the coding sequence ATGACGGACGAACTGCTCGACGCCGTACGTCAGCGCCTGGCACGCAGTGGTGCCGCTCCCACACCGGCCGGAGTGGCCGCCGCCCTGCGGGCCCAGGGACGGCTGCTGGGGGATGCCGAGGTGCTCGGGGCAGCGGCGGAGCTGCGCGGCGAACTCGTCGGCACGGGCGTGCTGGAGCCGTTGCTCGCGGATCCCGAGGTGACCGATGTGCTGGTGTCCGCACCGGACCGGGTGTGGGTGGACCGGGGCGGCGGTCTCCAACTGACGGGCGTCACCTTCTCGGACGCGGCGGCGGTCCGAAGACTGGCCCAGCGTCTCGCGGCGGTGGCCGGCAGGAGGCTGGACGACGCACGGCCCTGGGTGGACGCACGACTGCCCGACGGCACACGGATGCACGCCGTGCTGCCCCCGGTGGCCGTCGGCTCGACCTGCCTCTCCCTGCGTGTGGTGCGGCCGCGGGCCTTCTCGCTCGCGGAGCTGGTGGACGCGGGCACGGTGCCGCCAGGTGGCGACCGGATCCTGCGGGCCCTCGTGGAAGCCCGGATCTCCTACGTGATCAGCGGGGGCACCGGGGCAGGCAAGACGACGCTTCTCTCCAGCCTGCTGGGCGCGGTCGGCGTGAACGAGCGGATCGTGCTCGCCGAGGACTCCGCCGAACTGCGACCGGACCATCCGCATGTGGTCCGCCTGGAGTCCCGCCCGGCCAATCAGGAGGGCGCGGGACGTGTGACGTTGCGCGATCTGGTGCGGCAGGCGCTGCGCATGAGACCCGACCGGCTGGTGGTCGGCGAGGTGCGCGGCGCTGAAGTCACCCAACTGTTGGCCGCCTTGAACACCGGACACGAGGGAGGGTGCGGCACCGTTCACGCGAATGCCGCCGAGCATGTCCCCGCCCGGTTGGAGGCGCTGGGTACCGCGGCCGGCCTCGACCGGGTCTCCCTGCACAGCCAGTTGTCGGCCGCGCTCTCGGTGGTCGTCCATCTCGTACGGGACCGCGCGGGGCAGCGACGGGTCGCCGAGGTGCACGTCCTGGAGCGGGATGCTGCGGGCCTCGTCTTCACGGTCCCGGCCCTGAGTTGGGGTGTCGGGGGGTTCGTTCCGGAGCGGGGATGGGAACGGCTGCGGTCGCTGATCGGCGGTGCGCTGTGA